A window of Pseudomonadota bacterium contains these coding sequences:
- a CDS encoding HAD-IA family hydrolase: protein MLLKAAPQAAIFDLDGLLLDTERVYTEAAQRVVGRYGKRFGWEVKRRCMARDPMLGAGIVVQELGLPLRPEHYLEARERELRPLLQDVAAMAGAERLVEDLAGAGLPLAVATSSLRRMFDLKTRGKAWFEHFDAIVCGDDGIGRYKPAPDIFLHAARALGIEPSACVAFEDSTAGVEAALAAGMQVIAVPAVQYALDELEHASHVVRSLSDIDLSDLGLSSRKGTNWKQRGPRSKDSAR, encoded by the coding sequence ATGTTGCTCAAGGCAGCGCCACAGGCCGCGATCTTCGATCTGGATGGCCTCCTGCTCGACACCGAGCGCGTCTACACCGAGGCGGCGCAGCGCGTGGTGGGCCGGTACGGAAAGCGGTTCGGCTGGGAGGTCAAGCGCCGCTGCATGGCGCGCGACCCCATGCTGGGAGCAGGGATCGTGGTGCAGGAGCTCGGGCTGCCGCTGCGTCCCGAGCACTACCTCGAGGCGCGCGAACGAGAGCTCAGGCCGCTGCTTCAGGACGTGGCCGCGATGGCTGGCGCCGAACGGCTGGTGGAGGATTTGGCCGGGGCGGGGCTGCCCCTGGCGGTTGCTACGAGCAGCCTGCGCCGGATGTTCGATCTCAAGACGCGCGGCAAGGCGTGGTTCGAACACTTCGATGCCATCGTGTGCGGGGACGACGGCATCGGGCGCTATAAGCCTGCTCCGGACATATTTCTGCATGCAGCCCGGGCGCTGGGGATCGAGCCAAGCGCGTGCGTGGCCTTCGAAGACTCGACCGCGGGGGTGGAGGCGGCTCTCGCGGCCGGCATGCAGGTAATCGCCGTTCCTGCCGTGCAGTATGCCCTGGACGAGCTCGAGCACGCTAGTCATGTGGTTCGGAGTCTAAGCGACATCGACCTGTCCGATCTCGGCCTGTCCTCACGAAAAGGCACGAACTGGAAACAACGCGGCCCCCGATCAAAAGATAGCGCACGTTAA
- a CDS encoding 4Fe-4S dicluster domain-containing protein, with translation MRRRRRGVSRRYFVLQGGLLLTAGGMLLARLFGFLGKVAQPVGRAPIRPPSALEPDESFRAACIRCGLCGTVCENGCIRYFGLDEPTYGSLTPYIDVRARSCTLCMRCTHICPTGALSPVSEPDNVDLARVAREVRMGTAVVDPDRCLSFLGRLCGYCHDACPLPGKAIRLVPAAKPIVLEQSCVGCGRCVELCPQTPRAIDVSRLAV, from the coding sequence GTGAGGCGCCGCCGCAGGGGCGTAAGCCGGCGCTATTTCGTGCTGCAGGGGGGGCTGCTGCTTACGGCCGGCGGCATGCTCCTGGCCCGCCTGTTCGGTTTCCTGGGCAAGGTGGCGCAACCCGTGGGGCGGGCGCCGATACGGCCACCGAGCGCCCTCGAGCCCGACGAGAGCTTCAGGGCTGCCTGTATTCGCTGCGGGTTGTGCGGCACCGTCTGCGAAAACGGCTGCATTCGCTACTTCGGTCTCGACGAGCCAACGTATGGCAGCCTCACGCCCTACATCGACGTGCGGGCGCGCTCGTGTACCCTGTGCATGCGCTGCACCCACATCTGTCCAACCGGCGCCCTGAGCCCGGTAAGCGAGCCGGACAACGTCGACCTTGCACGAGTCGCGCGCGAGGTTCGCATGGGCACGGCAGTGGTGGACCCGGATCGTTGCCTGTCCTTTCTCGGGCGCCTCTGTGGCTACTGTCACGACGCCTGTCCGCTGCCCGGTAAGGCGATTCGGTTGGTGCCGGCCGCAAAGCCGATCGTGCTCGAACAAAGCTGCGTCGGTTGCGGCCGCTGCGTGGAGCTGTGTCCGCAGACACCACGAGCCATCGACGTCTCGAGGCTTGCCGTATGA
- a CDS encoding hsp70 family protein — protein MSARGARFIVGIDLGTTHTVAAYADTDALAGAVSATATGPGANAGPAIEILAIPQLTAPGEVDHRPLLPSARYHHAEGEVKPADLTLPWGGDEHAPCPGVVGSFALSAGSKVPGRLVVSAKSWLSHPSVDRNAAILPWGSDRSVSKISPVDASACTLRHVASAWNLAHPRYLLAEQEVVLTVPASFDEAARALTLEAARRAGLPRLRLVEEPQAAFYHWLDRHRANLEEQLADQRLVIVVDVGGGTTDLTLIQVEPRDSGPRLTRIAVGDHLMLGGDNMDLALAHASEPRIARGAELGAIRFAQLVQQCRLAKERLLSGQPEPDPVRVTVLGSGSKLVGAARSTEVTQQEVERLVLDGFFPKVAAGARPDARRSAIVEFGLPYVADAAITKHMAAFVADHAALARKALGPAAPSGNAPVVPDTILLNGGVFRSPALATRLLEVVASWRSSAPRLLRNDAPELAVARGAVAYGLARRGLGLRIGGGSARSYFLLLGQADNERRGVCLLPRGSEEGEEVLLPERTFSLKTGTPVRFSLVSSSQDVRHHGAGDLVSIAGSGFVDLPPLAAVLSSKAGGGAGEIPVQLVSALTEIGTLELGCVARDNPAQRWKLELVLRGKQPERLAAGRVTQLHPRFAQATEQVRLVYGKSSQAVQPRHVKTLRATLEKLLGPRSGWDTPLLRELFGALWAGARRRRRSAAHERVWLNLTGYSMRPGFGYPLDDWRVGELWTIFESGVEFMPESQNHAEWWILWRRAAGGLGPEQQGVLLDVLEWYLRPPATRPRKRPAGPKWLGYDNMLRLAGSLEHIDPQRKEKVGDWLIERLLRHDEGAQAWWSVGRIGARVPFYGSAHNVVPRATAERWLQTCLQTDWRRTEHAAFAAVLLCRKSGDRERDLSSELRERVLDRLSQRNAPATWQRMLREVTLLEGSDANRVFGESLPPGLRLIE, from the coding sequence ATGAGCGCTCGAGGTGCGCGTTTCATCGTAGGCATCGATCTGGGTACCACGCACACGGTCGCGGCCTACGCTGACACCGATGCGCTGGCCGGCGCCGTCTCCGCCACCGCCACCGGCCCAGGAGCGAACGCGGGGCCCGCGATCGAGATTCTGGCCATTCCTCAACTGACCGCGCCCGGTGAGGTCGACCATCGCCCCTTGCTACCTTCCGCGCGCTACCACCACGCAGAGGGGGAAGTGAAGCCGGCGGACCTGACGCTGCCATGGGGAGGCGATGAGCATGCGCCCTGTCCGGGGGTCGTGGGCAGCTTTGCGCTCAGCGCCGGGAGCAAGGTGCCCGGTCGCCTGGTCGTGAGCGCCAAGAGCTGGCTTTCGCATCCTTCGGTGGATCGCAATGCGGCCATCCTGCCCTGGGGCAGCGATCGAAGCGTGTCCAAGATCTCGCCCGTCGACGCGAGCGCGTGCACGCTCAGACACGTGGCGAGCGCCTGGAATCTCGCGCACCCGCGTTACCTCTTGGCCGAGCAGGAAGTCGTGTTGACGGTACCGGCGTCCTTTGACGAGGCAGCGCGCGCGCTTACGCTCGAGGCAGCCAGGCGGGCGGGCCTGCCCAGGCTCAGGCTCGTCGAGGAGCCGCAGGCCGCCTTCTACCACTGGCTCGACCGGCATCGCGCGAACCTCGAGGAGCAGCTCGCCGATCAGCGCCTGGTGATCGTGGTCGATGTCGGAGGCGGCACCACGGACCTTACGCTGATTCAAGTCGAGCCGCGAGATTCGGGGCCGCGCTTGACGCGCATTGCCGTCGGCGACCATCTGATGCTGGGGGGCGACAACATGGACCTCGCCCTGGCTCACGCCAGCGAGCCGCGCATCGCCAGGGGCGCCGAGCTCGGCGCAATCCGTTTCGCACAGCTCGTGCAACAATGCCGGCTCGCCAAGGAAAGGCTGCTGTCGGGCCAGCCCGAACCGGATCCGGTGCGCGTAACCGTGCTCGGGAGCGGCTCGAAGCTCGTGGGTGCCGCCCGCTCGACCGAGGTGACCCAACAGGAAGTCGAACGGCTGGTGCTCGACGGCTTCTTTCCCAAGGTCGCAGCGGGTGCCAGGCCCGATGCGCGACGCAGCGCCATCGTGGAGTTCGGGCTGCCCTACGTGGCCGACGCGGCCATCACCAAGCACATGGCTGCCTTTGTCGCCGATCATGCCGCCCTGGCGAGGAAAGCCCTCGGCCCTGCGGCTCCGTCCGGCAACGCGCCAGTCGTCCCCGATACGATCCTGCTCAACGGGGGAGTCTTCCGCTCGCCGGCGCTCGCCACGCGTCTGCTCGAGGTTGTGGCCTCGTGGCGCAGCTCGGCGCCACGTTTGCTTCGCAACGACGCGCCCGAGCTCGCGGTGGCGCGAGGTGCCGTAGCCTATGGCCTGGCGCGCCGCGGTCTCGGGCTGCGCATTGGAGGCGGGTCGGCGCGCAGCTACTTCTTGCTGCTCGGCCAGGCAGACAACGAGCGCCGTGGTGTTTGTCTGCTGCCCCGCGGCTCGGAAGAGGGCGAAGAAGTGCTGCTGCCCGAACGCACCTTCTCCCTCAAGACAGGCACGCCGGTGCGCTTTTCCCTGGTCTCTTCGAGCCAAGACGTGCGCCACCACGGCGCGGGCGACCTGGTGAGCATCGCGGGCAGCGGCTTCGTGGATTTGCCTCCGCTCGCCGCGGTACTTTCCTCGAAGGCGGGCGGCGGTGCCGGCGAGATCCCGGTTCAGCTGGTCAGCGCGCTGACCGAGATCGGGACCCTCGAGCTTGGCTGCGTGGCGCGCGACAATCCGGCGCAGCGCTGGAAGCTCGAGCTCGTGCTTCGAGGCAAGCAACCGGAACGCCTGGCCGCCGGGCGCGTGACGCAGCTTCACCCGCGTTTCGCACAAGCGACCGAGCAGGTGCGGCTCGTCTACGGCAAGAGCTCGCAAGCGGTGCAGCCACGGCACGTGAAGACGCTCCGAGCCACGCTGGAGAAGCTGCTCGGCCCACGCTCCGGTTGGGACACTCCGTTGCTGAGAGAGCTCTTCGGCGCGCTTTGGGCTGGCGCGCGCCGGCGCCGGCGTTCGGCCGCGCACGAGCGGGTCTGGCTCAACCTGACCGGTTACAGCATGCGGCCGGGTTTCGGCTACCCGCTCGACGACTGGCGGGTGGGGGAGCTGTGGACGATCTTCGAGTCTGGCGTGGAGTTCATGCCCGAAAGCCAGAACCACGCGGAGTGGTGGATCCTGTGGCGGCGGGCAGCAGGCGGTCTCGGCCCCGAGCAGCAGGGCGTCCTGCTCGACGTGCTCGAATGGTATCTGCGCCCGCCCGCCACCCGCCCCCGCAAGCGGCCTGCGGGTCCAAAATGGCTCGGCTACGACAACATGCTGCGACTGGCTGGATCGCTCGAGCACATCGATCCCCAACGCAAGGAGAAGGTCGGCGACTGGCTGATCGAGCGACTGCTGCGCCACGACGAGGGCGCGCAGGCTTGGTGGAGCGTCGGCCGCATCGGCGCGCGCGTGCCCTTCTACGGAAGCGCGCACAACGTGGTGCCGCGGGCAACCGCCGAGCGCTGGCTGCAGACCTGCCTGCAAACCGACTGGCGCCGCACCGAGCACGCCGCCTTTGCAGCCGTCCTGCTTTGCCGCAAGAGCGGCGACCGCGAGCGCGACTTGAGCAGCGAGCTTCGCGAGCGCGTGCTCGATCGGCTCTCGCAGCGGAACGCACCGGCGACCTGGCAACGCATGCTGCGCGAAGTCACCCTGCTGGAGGGCAGCGACG
- a CDS encoding 4Fe-4S binding protein: MTQCVGLAAVLLAPLLGGWQRLERNQLATWSGPGWTLPQALSTRLPRGETARRAHDANKLIGGGLGIEYVGLPAADPLAGGLALLHARGQVRTLLAWLLPALVALVAGRWFCGWLCPFGALARGMSWLFDTIWPRRYRLALPRTRPVRYIVLAATIVASLLGTQLVLFTVLPHFLLQQSVYAAWLLGGGSSVLGVFVGLLVAVALMGPTSYCAAVCPTGATLALLGRKRRVHLTVSSPSRCGAHCRLCNEACWLQLDAASGDPGPDCDVCGRCVPVCPRTNLELRLGAVRSTEPLAGTATARGSGAARAGSAARGRSAVVVGLCLAASCVAMPGPAQAQHGHAKPKLLLDSERSVKDTAVALSVVEYAATYRAHAASGGLEVSLFIARPAREAPLSSKGQDKAAREVYRGPVSLRFETNTSGTHRVRFSSTNSPVSTPKRTLYRRRLPIEAGELERVVLEPVSGWIDRPLVWQPPRKGTRIAWWRLLGTSLASAFAFGGLLSIAYAWGAKDA; encoded by the coding sequence GTGACCCAGTGCGTGGGCCTGGCGGCCGTGCTGCTGGCGCCCTTGCTCGGGGGCTGGCAGCGGCTCGAACGCAACCAGCTGGCCACCTGGAGCGGGCCTGGCTGGACGCTGCCCCAGGCGCTCTCGACCCGGCTGCCCCGCGGCGAAACGGCCCGTCGCGCCCACGATGCCAACAAGTTGATCGGGGGCGGGCTCGGCATCGAGTACGTAGGCCTTCCGGCGGCCGACCCACTGGCCGGCGGCTTGGCCCTGCTGCATGCGAGGGGCCAGGTGCGCACGCTGCTTGCTTGGTTGCTGCCAGCTCTGGTGGCCCTGGTGGCGGGTCGCTGGTTTTGTGGCTGGCTGTGCCCCTTCGGCGCACTAGCCAGAGGCATGTCGTGGCTCTTCGACACGATCTGGCCGCGTAGATACCGCCTCGCGCTGCCTCGGACCCGCCCCGTACGCTACATTGTGCTGGCGGCTACGATCGTTGCCAGCTTGCTCGGCACGCAGCTCGTGCTGTTCACGGTGCTGCCGCATTTCTTGCTGCAGCAATCCGTGTACGCGGCTTGGTTGCTCGGGGGTGGCTCGAGCGTGCTAGGCGTGTTCGTGGGGCTGCTGGTCGCCGTTGCGTTGATGGGTCCAACCAGCTACTGCGCTGCGGTGTGTCCCACGGGAGCCACGCTGGCTCTGCTCGGCCGCAAGCGGCGGGTGCACCTGACCGTGAGCTCGCCGAGTCGCTGCGGCGCGCACTGCCGTCTGTGCAACGAAGCGTGCTGGCTGCAGCTCGATGCTGCCTCCGGCGACCCCGGGCCCGACTGCGACGTGTGCGGGCGCTGCGTCCCGGTTTGTCCGCGCACCAACCTCGAGCTGCGGCTCGGAGCCGTTCGATCGACCGAGCCCCTTGCAGGCACCGCCACCGCACGCGGTTCCGGTGCAGCACGCGCTGGCAGCGCAGCACGCGGTCGCAGTGCAGTAGTGGTCGGTTTGTGCTTGGCGGCCAGCTGTGTCGCGATGCCCGGTCCAGCGCAAGCCCAGCATGGCCATGCCAAGCCCAAGCTCCTGCTCGATTCGGAGCGCAGCGTCAAGGACACCGCCGTGGCGCTGTCCGTGGTCGAGTATGCTGCGACCTATCGCGCGCATGCAGCCTCTGGCGGGCTCGAGGTGTCGCTCTTCATCGCCCGCCCGGCTCGCGAGGCCCCCCTGAGCTCCAAGGGGCAAGACAAAGCAGCCAGAGAGGTCTACCGCGGGCCCGTCTCCCTTCGCTTCGAAACGAACACGTCGGGCACGCACAGGGTGCGCTTCAGCAGCACGAACAGTCCGGTTTCGACTCCGAAGCGCACCCTGTACCGCAGACGGCTTCCGATCGAGGCCGGCGAGCTCGAGCGCGTCGTGCTCGAGCCCGTAAGCGGCTGGATCGATCGACCGCTGGTTTGGCAGCCGCCTCGCAAGGGTACGCGCATTGCTTGGTGGCGTTTGCTAGGCACCTCGCTGGCTTCCGCGTTCGCGTTCGGCGGACTGCTGTCCATCGCGTATGCCTGGGGCGCCAAGGACGCCTAG
- a CDS encoding Hsp70 family protein: MSAAGEPVSPRFGVGIDLGTTHCALCFVPFEQAEAAGTRTGETLDHQDLAIAQMVAPGEVERRPLLPSFAYLPHGAEFRDADLQLPWPSKAGAPLVGELARRAGASTPMRLIASAKSWLCHPGVDRQAAILPIEAPEDVPRLSPVQASVRYLEHLKAAWELEHPDAPLGQQDVTITIPASFDPAARELTAAAAKRAGCERLTLLEEPQAAVYSWIVGSRGRWRDKVQVGDVVLVVDVGGGTTDLSLIAVRQDAGALELHRVAVGDHILLGGDNMDLALAHAVRAKLQAKGKRLDPWQMRALTHACRAAKETLLSDASVESVPVVVPARGSKLVGGAVRSELTRAEVTSVLVEGFFPDVGSDARPRHRTRAAFTELGLPYAQDPAITRHLAAFLARQAGALEPELADAGAPPGEASARFAKPTAILVNGGVFRAPLLLERTTNVLNGWLRAAGAQPARVLEGASLDLACARGAAYHCHARRGRGIRIRGGTAKAFYVGVEAAMPAVPGIPPQLSALCVAPFGLEEGSAADALEREFGLVVGEPVRLPFFGSSVRRQDTVGSALEHWDEQELEELEELEVELSPEGRRRGEIVPVRLQARVTEVGTLELLALPRAEGEPWRVEFDLRAKRPT, translated from the coding sequence GTGAGCGCAGCGGGGGAGCCTGTGTCACCTCGCTTCGGTGTCGGCATCGACCTTGGCACCACCCACTGTGCCCTTTGCTTCGTGCCCTTCGAGCAAGCCGAGGCGGCCGGCACCCGAACCGGCGAAACCCTGGACCACCAAGACCTCGCGATCGCCCAGATGGTGGCGCCGGGCGAGGTCGAGCGGCGGCCGTTGCTGCCCTCCTTCGCCTACCTGCCCCACGGAGCGGAATTTCGCGACGCCGACCTGCAGCTGCCCTGGCCAAGCAAAGCAGGTGCACCCCTGGTGGGTGAGCTGGCACGCCGCGCGGGCGCGTCCACGCCGATGCGACTGATCGCAAGCGCCAAGAGCTGGCTCTGCCACCCGGGAGTCGACCGCCAGGCGGCCATCCTGCCCATCGAGGCTCCCGAGGACGTGCCCAGGCTGTCGCCCGTGCAGGCTTCGGTCCGCTACCTGGAGCATCTCAAGGCTGCCTGGGAGCTCGAGCACCCAGACGCGCCCCTCGGCCAGCAGGACGTCACGATCACGATTCCCGCGTCCTTTGACCCCGCGGCGAGGGAGCTTACCGCAGCGGCCGCGAAGCGCGCTGGCTGCGAGCGCCTGACGCTGCTCGAAGAGCCTCAAGCAGCCGTGTACAGCTGGATCGTGGGCTCCCGTGGCCGCTGGCGCGACAAGGTCCAGGTGGGGGACGTCGTGCTCGTGGTCGACGTGGGCGGCGGCACGACCGATCTGTCGCTGATTGCGGTCAGGCAGGACGCTGGAGCGCTCGAGCTGCATCGGGTCGCGGTAGGCGATCATATCCTTCTTGGTGGCGACAACATGGATCTGGCGCTCGCGCATGCCGTGCGAGCCAAGCTGCAAGCCAAGGGCAAGCGTCTCGACCCCTGGCAAATGCGCGCGCTCACGCACGCGTGTCGCGCAGCCAAGGAAACGCTGCTCTCGGACGCAAGCGTCGAGTCGGTGCCCGTGGTGGTGCCGGCGCGCGGTTCCAAGCTCGTCGGCGGTGCGGTGCGCAGCGAGCTCACGCGCGCCGAGGTAACGAGCGTGCTGGTGGAGGGCTTCTTTCCCGATGTGGGCAGCGACGCGCGGCCACGGCATCGAACGCGCGCGGCCTTCACCGAGCTTGGACTGCCCTACGCCCAGGATCCGGCCATCACACGACACCTGGCGGCCTTTTTGGCGCGCCAAGCCGGCGCCCTTGAGCCAGAGCTGGCAGACGCCGGCGCGCCGCCCGGCGAGGCAAGCGCGCGCTTTGCGAAGCCGACCGCGATCCTGGTCAATGGCGGTGTATTCCGGGCACCTTTGCTGCTCGAGCGAACCACGAACGTGCTGAACGGTTGGCTGCGCGCGGCTGGCGCGCAACCCGCCCGTGTCCTCGAAGGCGCCAGCCTGGACCTGGCGTGTGCCCGGGGAGCCGCCTACCATTGCCACGCGCGCCGCGGGCGTGGGATCAGGATCCGCGGAGGCACGGCCAAGGCATTCTACGTCGGCGTGGAAGCCGCCATGCCCGCCGTGCCAGGCATCCCGCCTCAGCTAAGCGCGCTGTGCGTTGCGCCTTTTGGGCTCGAGGAGGGCAGCGCGGCCGACGCGCTCGAACGTGAGTTTGGTCTGGTCGTGGGCGAGCCCGTGCGGCTGCCTTTTTTTGGTTCCTCGGTGCGACGCCAGGACACGGTCGGCAGCGCGCTCGAGCACTGGGACGAGCAAGAGCTCGAAGAGCTCGAGGAGCTCGAAGTCGAGCTCTCGCCTGAAGGCAGGCGGCGGGGAGAGATCGTTCCGGTTCGGCTCCAGGCCCGCGTGACCGAAGTTGGCACGCTCGAATTGCTCGCTCTGCCGCGCGCTGAGGGCGAGCCCTGGCGCGTCGAGTTCGATCTGCGCGCGAAGCGTCCGACATGA
- a CDS encoding DUF2760 domain-containing protein produces MSESSPSFFSRIFLAWIAFFRTLFDPQFAAGVVELGRTALPSSEPRLGPHHEAQRESRPLDSQGRSPQAHSGEPARAPDDGPKPPEAAPQPVVLREATPDAACQLLAVLQREGRFVDFVMESLDAADDADVGAAARVVHDGCRKAIAEHIDIESIRSEQEGETITLEQGFDASRVRVTGRVTGEAPFTGTLSHKGWRVRRVTLPSMSKDHDATVLTPAEVEL; encoded by the coding sequence GTGAGCGAGTCTAGCCCCTCCTTCTTCAGCCGCATCTTCCTGGCGTGGATCGCGTTCTTCCGCACCCTCTTCGATCCGCAATTCGCCGCCGGGGTGGTGGAGCTCGGGCGCACTGCGCTGCCCTCGTCCGAGCCGCGGCTTGGGCCGCATCATGAGGCTCAGCGTGAGTCGCGGCCGCTCGACTCCCAGGGGCGGAGCCCCCAGGCCCACTCGGGCGAGCCTGCGCGAGCCCCCGACGACGGGCCGAAGCCGCCGGAAGCGGCTCCCCAACCGGTGGTGTTGCGCGAGGCCACGCCCGACGCCGCGTGCCAGCTGCTCGCCGTGCTGCAGCGCGAGGGCCGCTTTGTCGACTTTGTGATGGAGAGTCTCGACGCTGCGGACGACGCCGACGTGGGCGCGGCCGCCCGTGTGGTGCACGACGGCTGCCGCAAGGCCATTGCGGAGCACATCGACATCGAGTCGATCCGCAGCGAGCAAGAGGGCGAGACCATCACCCTGGAGCAGGGCTTCGACGCCAGCCGGGTTCGGGTGACGGGTCGGGTTACGGGCGAGGCTCCCTTTACCGGGACCCTTTCCCACAAGGGCTGGCGCGTGCGCCGGGTCACGCTTCCCAGCATGTCGAAGGACCACGACGCCACGGTGTTGACCCCGGCCGAGGTCGAGCTGTGA